One Panicum virgatum strain AP13 chromosome 3N, P.virgatum_v5, whole genome shotgun sequence DNA segment encodes these proteins:
- the LOC120667681 gene encoding uncharacterized protein LOC120667681, protein MCAYHNGGGSHAPPHAAAGGDAACLHHPPPAPAASSAARHVQLQHQAAPSPPGMKDSSADDDDDEDYDNEDEDGHVYHRAHHHQQQHNSGRLGKRGRGEDSGATEDNAGGKRVRAVVSVEQSAVVQQLKGELAAATADPHGAGCGGPVLAGVGRGASAPEMEETGVRKWE, encoded by the coding sequence ATGTGCGCCTACCACAACGGCGGCGGGTcgcacgcgccgccgcacgctgcgGCGGGAGGCGACGCCGCCTGCCtccaccacccgccgccggcgcccgcggcctcgTCTGCCGCTCGCCACGTGCAGTTGCAGCACCAGGCGGCCCCGTCCCCGCCGGGGATGAAGGACTCCTccgcggacgacgacgacgacgaggactacgacaacgaggacgaggacggccACGTGTACCACCgcgcccaccaccaccagcagcagcacaaCAGCGGCCGGCTAGGCAAGCGTGGGCGCGGCGAGGAcagcggcgcgacggaggacaACGCCGGCGGGAAGCGTGTGCGGGCGGTTGTGTCGGTCGAGCAGTCGGCGGTGGTGCAGCAGCTGAAGGGCGAGCtcgcggccgcgacggcggacCCGCACGGTGCTGGGTGCGGCGGCCCGGTGCTGGCTGGCGTTGGCCGCGGGGCGTCGGCTCCAGAGATGGAGGAAACGGGAGTAAGGAAATGGGAGTAA
- the LOC120665200 gene encoding selT-like protein, translating to MDRAQLLLVGLPALLFFSDLTHIFAPLPPHLRHPHHHPPHHHPHPPHHPHPHPHPPHHHPHPPHHHHHPDPAGAAIQEPRVDGAGFGATVELQFCASCSYRGTAMTMKRMLETSFPGIHVILHNYPPPFPKRVLSKVIPIVQVGAVATIMAGDQIFPRLGMVPPPWYYSWRPNRFGTMATIWLFGNFAQSFLQSSGAFEVYCNGELVFSKLTEQRFPSEFELRDLIGSRLPESPFGRNLGKTWT from the exons atggACCGCGCGCAGCTCCTCCTCGTCGGCCTCCCGGCCTTGCTCTTCTTCTCCGATCTCACCCACATCttcgcgccgctgcctccccaCCTCCGCCACCCCCATCaccacccccctcaccaccatcCGCACCCGCCGCACCATCCCCATCCCCACCCCCACCCGCCCCACCACCACCCGCACCCGCCGCACCACCATCACCACCCCGACCCCGCTGGGGCAGCCATACAG GAGCCACGCGTGGATGGGGCTGGGTTCGGCGCCACAGTTGAGCTGCAGTTCTGCGCCTCCTGCTCCTACAG GGGAACTGCAATGACCATGAAACGCATGCTGGAGACCTCATTTCCGGGCATTCATGTTATCTTGCATAATTATCCTCCACCCTTCCCCAAGCGTGTACTTAGCAAAGTTATCCCAATTGTACAAGTTGGAGCAGTTGCAACAATAATGGCTGGTGATCAGATTTTCCCCAGACTTGGAATGGTTCCACCTCCATGGTACTACTCATGGCGCCCCAATAGATTTGGAACTATGGCAACAATCTGGCTATTTGGCAATTTTGCTCAGTCCTTTCTACAAAGCTCTGGTGCCTTTGAAGTTTACTGTAATGGAGAGCTG GTGTTCTCAAAACTGACTGAGCAGAGGTTCCCAAGTGAGTTCGAGCTGCGTGATCTCATTGGCAGCAGATTGCCTGAGTCGCCCTTTGGGAGGAATCTCGGGAAAACGTGGACATGA
- the LOC120665203 gene encoding calcium-dependent protein kinase 16 → MGNCCRSPAAAAREDVKSSHFPASAGGKKKPHQARNGAGASGGGGAAGEKKRLSVLGEEGCDVGAGIEEKYALDRELGRGEFGVTYMCMDRGTRELLACKSISKRKLRTPVDVEDVRREVAIMRHLPKSPSIVSLREACEDDGAVHLVMELCEGGELFDRIVARGHYTERAAAAVTRTIVEVVQLCHRHGVIHRDLKPENFLFANKKENSPLKAIDFGLSIFFKPGEKFSEIVGSPYYMAPEVLKRNYGPEIDIWSAGVILYILLCGVPPFWAETEQGVAQAILRGNIDFKREPWPNVSDNAKDLVRQMLQPDPKLRLTAKQVLEHPWLQNAKKAPNVPLGDIVKSRLKQFSRMNRFKRRALRVIADHLSAEEVEDIKEMFKVMDTDNDGIVSYEELKNGIAKFGSHLAESEVQMLIEAVDTNGRGALDYGEFLAVSLHLQRMANDEHLRRAFLFFDKDGNGFIEPEELQEALVEDGGADSMDVVNDILHEVDTDKDGKISYEEFVAMMKTGTDWRKASRHYSRGRFNSLSIKLIKDGSLKLGNE, encoded by the exons ATGGGCAACtgctgccgctcgccggccgccgcggcgcgggaggACGTCAAGTCGTCGCACTTCCCGGCCTCCGCCGGCGGGAAGAAGAAGCCCCACCAGGCGCGGAACGGCGCCGGGGccagcgggggcggcggcgccgccggggagaaGAAGCGGTTGTCGGTTCTCGGGGAGGAGGGGTGCGACGTGGGCGCCGGGATCGAGGAGAAGTACGCGCTGGACCGGGAGCTGGGGCGCGGCGAGTTCGGGGTGACGTACATGTGCATGGACCGGGGCACGCGGGAGCTGCTGGCCTGCAAGTCGATCTCGAAGCGGAAGCTGAGGACTCCCGTGGACGTGGAGGACGTGCGCCGGGAGGTGGCCATCATGCGTCACCTGCCCAAGAGCCCCAGCATCGTGTCGCTGCGGGAGGCGTGCGAGGACGACGGCGCCGTGCACCTCGTCATGGAGCTCTGCGAGGGTGGGGAGCTGTTCGACCGCATCGTGGCCAGGGGCCACTAcacggagcgcgcggcggctgcggtcACGCGCACCATCGTCGAGGTCGTGCAGCTCTGCCACCGGCATGGCGTGATCCACCGGGACCTCAAGCCCGAGAACTTCCTCTTCGCCAATAAGAAGGAGAACTCACCGCTCAAGGCCATCGACTTCGGCCTCTCCATCTTCTTCAAGCCTG GTGAAAAGTTTTCGGAAATTGTGGGAAGTCCCTACTACATGGCTCCTGAAGTCCTGAAGAGGAACTATGGTCCTGAAATAGACATATGGAGTGCTGGTGTCATCTTGTATATTTTGCTATGTGGTGTTCCTCCATTTTGGGCTG AGACTGAACAAGGAGTCGCACAAGCTATTCTTCGGGGAAATATAGATTTTAAGCGAGAACCCTGGCCCAATGTTTCAGATAATGCTAAAGATCTTGTTCGACAGATGCTTCAGCCTGATCCAAAACTCAGGCTAACGGCAAAACAAGTTCTTG AGCATCCCTGGCTACAAAATGCTAAGAAAGCTCCAAATGTTCCTCTTGGAGACATCGTAAAGTCAAGGTTGAAACAGTTTTCAAGGATGAACAGATTCAAAAGAAGAGCTCTAAGG GTGATTGCTGATCACTTGTCTGCTGAAGAGGTTGAGGACATAAAAGAGATGTTCAAAGTGATGGATACTGATAATGATGGTATAGTCTCTTACGAAGAGTTGAAGAACGGGATCGCAAAATTTGGTTCCCATCTTGCAGAATCTGAAGTGCAAATGCTTATCGAAGCT GTGGATACAAATGGTAGAGGAGCACTTGATTATGGTGAATTTTTGGCTGTCTCACttcacttgcaaaggatggcaAATGATGAGCACCTTCGGCGGGCCTTCCTATTTTTTGACAAGGATGGCAATGGTTTCATTGAGCCTGAGGAGCTTCAGGAAGCCCTGGTGGAGGATGGAGGAGCCGATAGCATGGATGTGGTCAATGACATATTGCATGAGGTTGACACGGATAAG GATGGTAAAATTAGCTATGAAGAATTTGTCGCAATGATGAAGACTGGCACAGACTGGAGAAAGGCGTCAAGGCATTATTCAAGAGGGCGCTTCAATAGCCTTAGCATAAAGCTTATAAAAGATGGGTCTCTAAAACTGGGTAATGAGTGA